A genomic window from Chaetodon auriga isolate fChaAug3 chromosome 13, fChaAug3.hap1, whole genome shotgun sequence includes:
- the asb1 gene encoding ankyrin repeat and SOCS box protein 1: protein MADGPEADVDEPPSMNFPPLITVSDLPGATAAGRNLKEWLQEQFCDKPLEQDDMRLHNAAYVGDLDTLRNLLQEDSFKRRINEKSVWCCGCLPCTPLRIAATAGHAACVAYLIGQGAEVDLVDVKGQTALYVAVVNGHLECVRILLEAGADPNGSRHHRSTPLYHAARVGRLDILQELIRFNADVDMDHQLGPRLLLSARTLNTLVVCPLYISAAYHHLHCFRLLLQAGAQPDFNYTGPVCQEALTRGLASCLLDAVLRHGCEVAFIHLLLDHGANPALVPWDESELEAPNRRKVDPEALKTFLEARRCPRRLTHLCRIRIRRVMGKHRLNHIPSLPLPQPIKNFLLHQN from the exons ATGGCCGACGGTCCAGAGGCTGATGTGGACGAGCCGCCCAGTATGAATTTCCCCCCGCTCATCACTGTGTCTGATCTGCCCGGTGCCACCGCTGCAG GCCGTAACCTCAAGGAATGGCTCCAGGAGCAGTTCTGCGACAAACCTCTGGAGCAGGACGACATGCGGCTCCACAACGCAGCCTACGTGGGAGACCTGGACACCCTGAGgaacctgctgcaggaggacagcTTCAAACG GCGGATCAATGAGAAGTCCGTGTGGTGTTGTGGCTGTCTGCCCTGCACCCCTCTGCGCATCGCCGCCACAGCAGGACACGCCGCCTGCGTGGCCTATCTGATTGGCCAGGGAGCCGAGGTGGACCTAGTGGATGTGAAAGGTCAAACGGCCCTCTACGTAGCTGTGGTCAACGGTCACCTGGAATGTGTCCGGATCCTCCTTGAGGCCGGAGCCGATCCCAACGGAAGTCGGCACCACCGCAGCACCCCGCTGTACCACGCCGCTCGGGTGGGAAGGCTGGACATACTGCAGGAGCTGATCAG GTTCAATGCTGATGTAGATATGGACCACCAGCTGGGCCCCCGGCTCCTCCTAAGCGCTCGCACCCTCAACACTCTGGTGGTGTGTCCCCTCTACATCAGCGCCGCctaccaccacctccactgttTCCGGCTGCTGCTCCAGGCCGGCGCTCAGCCCGATTTCAACTACACGGGGCCCGTCTGCCAAGAGGCCCTGACCCGCGGCctggcctcctgcctgctgGATGCTGTGCTGCGGCACGGGTGTGAGGTGGCCTTCatccacctgctgctggaccACGGGGCCAACCCGGCCCTCGTGCCCTGGGACGAGTCGGAGCTGGAGGCTCCTAATCGGAGGAAGGTGGATCCGGAGGCGCTGAAGACCTTCCTGGAGGCGAGGA gATGCCCTCGCAGGCTGACACACCTGTGTCGCATCAGGATCCGCAGAGTGATGGGCAAACATCGTCTAAACCATATACCCTCGTTACCGCTACCACAACCCATCAAGAACTTCCTGCTTCACCAAAACTGA